The genomic segment CCGCGTCAAACCCTCCAGCCCCAGCACATGACGACGCCCCCACCCCTCAACCACCCCCGACATCATCGAACCCTGCTGCTCCATCCCCCGATCCTACAACAACCCAACACCCTCCACCCACCCTATCCCTCTCACCCATGAGCCGGGTGCCACGGGTCATCGAGCCGCAGGCGAGTGACCCGTGCCCAAACGCCCATCACCGCCCATCCCCTCTCAACCAACCCACCCCCAATCACCAACCCCAGCGCGACACGAGCCGCGGGCGCAAGACCGCGGGCAAAACCCCGTACACCCACTCAGGTACTCTGCTCCACGCACACGCAACGATCAAAGATTCCGTTCTCAAGATCCTCTACGGAAATCGCAAAAAACAACCGCCCACAGTCTCCCCAGGTCCAGTTTGGGGTCGAGTATTCCGTGTCAATCTGAAACAACAACCGCCAACGGTCCGCGTAACGCTGAAAAACGCTGACCATCTCCTCCTGTGTCAAGCCGACCAGCTCCTCCTGCAGCCTATCACCCTCACCAAGATTGGCAGCTTCGAGGAGGACATCACTCAAGGGCTGCAAACCCAAAGCGCGCCCTAGAAGCCAATGACGCGAGTTTTTCTGATCCCGTGGGTAGCCCGTCAGCCTCTCCAGGAGACTCTGAAGGATCTCATTGATGGCTTGTATCTGCTCTACGTCTTGCTGATCAGCCTGGCCAAAATCCACCAACTGACCATCCGAACCAGGAAAATACAAAGTCCAGATCTTCCTAAATCCAAGTGCACGACACGGGCTGGGCTCATCATCAGGGTGCTGGGCCTGATCCTCAATACGTTTAAGCTCATCCACTCGTACATCGTGATACCGAACAGCATAGGTGTCGGGCCCGTCCGGACCCGAAAGACCAAGATTGAACTCTAGATCCTCCCCGTACACATCCTTGAAGAAATACAACCAACCCCGACCCGGTAGCCCCCCTCGAACCCCGGTCTGCGCCACCTCCTCAAGATTGATCTGCGCCAGAAAAACCAAGGCTCGACCGTCTTCCGTCTCCGGCCACTCGAATCCCTCCGGCACATCGGGAGTCCCGCTGAAACGACTCGCTCCGATCGCCAAGCGATCCAGCGACTCCAACCGCGACTCAACAGCCACAGCTTCCTCTAGTGTTCCTTCCAACGCCATGGCCATGGCTTCAGGAAGCTCCCGAAGCAACGCACACGCTTCATCCCGGGTCATCACATGGTCTCCAGAGAAAATCGTCGTAACTGCTACTTGGTGCAAGCTAAAGCAGATTACAAGAGCTAGCGATCAGAGCACAAGAACTACCGCCCCACCCCCACCGCACTCGACCGCACCCGCTCCACATCCGGATCACGCTCCACCAGCCCCGCATCCGCCACCACACTCAAATCCACCATCTCCTCCGACAATGTCTGACCCAGCTCATCCTTCACCCGCGCCTTGAGCCGATACTCACCCACCGTCAGATTCGCCGGCAGCCGGATCAGCTGCACCACAAAAAAATCCCGCCGACGATTCCGCGACGTGTCCACGATCGACACCGGCTCCTGACGCCACACCATCAACCCATCCCGCCGCTCATACAACCGGATCTCCTGCGTCACCCGCGTCTGATACATCCCCGCCACGCTGTCCACCTCGCTCCTGAAACCATCCAGCTCCAGATACACAATCATCGGGTTCTCACGACCCGCCAGCAGCTTCCGGCTCGCCAGCGGCTCATAAACCCCGTAACCCGACACCGACCGGCACACCTCCATCCGCGTGATCTCGATCGGTCGATCCTCCGCACCCCGAAGCTCATGCGCCAGATAATCCAGGTCCAGCAGATGATCCTCCGCCGCCTGCCGCTCCGCCTCCAGCAGCACCCGACGCAGCCGCTCAATCTGCGCCCGTTGCTGACGACTCAACCCCTCAAGACCCTCCGCAGACACCGCCGCGTTCGGCTCCGCCACCATCCGCGCCGAGTCCGACAGCGCCCGCAACATAGGGTTCTGCCGCGACTCGTAAGTATTTTCTGGCCGCGCATGGGCGCTCAATGGAGCGTCGTTCGAGGCCGTTTGGTCACGTTTGATTGACGAGTTCGGTTCGATTTCGATCGAAACCGGCTCAAAAACCGCCGTTCTCACCACAGTTTCGCCAACCGCTGGCGTTGCCCGCCTTTCCCCCACCTGATCCACCCAAACCACCTCCGGCGGCGGAACCCAGTCCTCCTCATCACGCACCGACACCGCCCCAACCGCCCGCGACCCCTGCCGGTCCACCGCCAACCGCTGCCGCTCGATCACCGACTGCTGCTCATTAAAAGCCGCCAACTCCTCATCCGTCGGCACCTCCCGTGACACCCCAGGCGAACCAGCCCCCGCGCAGCCCGAGAGCAGCACAACCAACATCAGCAAAACAAAGTGTTTATATCCACGCATGATGCCTCCTTGCATCGACCACGAGGGCAACGAAACCAGGCCCAAGCACTCGGCTGACTCAGACCCACAGGCGTTCCACGCCCTTACTTAGACACATCGGCCAGCCGCACACACAGGGTTTCGAGATTACGCCGTGCACTCCCAAATCCCGACTTCGACCGCGCATCCGATTCCACCGCCCGATCAAACAACCGCCCCACCGCTTCAGGGTCCAACCGCCCCGCCGCCTCCAGAAACACCCGCGACCGCGGACCCCACAACTTAAGACGCTTCGCAATCTCCCCGGCACCCACCCGACGAGCAGTTAAACGCTGCGCCAGACTCAGCTTACGAACCCCATCCGCCACGAAATACGTCACCAACACCTCCGGCTGCCCCGCCAGGTCAATCAACTCCGTTATCCCCTCCAATGCATGGTGCGCACGCCCCGACACCAAACTCGCCAGCGCCGCATCCTGCACCGCCCACGCCTGCTCCTCACTCGTCCGACCCACCGCACGCTCCACATCCCCAGGGAGAATCGTCTCCCCCTCCACCATCGCCGCCAGCTTCCCAAGCTCCATATCCAGCCGCGACAACGCCACCCCCATCCGCTCCACCAACAACGCCCCCGCCGCCGGGCTGATCGCCACCCCGTGCTGGGCCTTCGACCGCTTCACCACCCACCCCGCCGCCTCCCGAACACTCAGCGGGTCACACCCCACGATCGCCCCCACCTTCGCGATCCGCTTGTCCAGATTCCCCTTCCGCCACACCGGGCTCCGCAGCACCAGCGTCGCGTGCTCAGGCGGGGACTCGGCGTAACGCTCCAGCGCCTGCCGATGCTCCTTCACAAACGCCTCCGCCTCCTCCACCACCACCAGTTTGTGGCTCTGCATCAGCCCAAACGTCCGCAACTCGTCAAACACCTCCGCCAGCGTCGCCGAGCGGCCATCAAAGATCATCGGGTCGGCCTCCCCGTGCTCATCCCGCAGCGCCCGCATCAGCTCGTGGAGATACAACTGCTGCAGCAACCGCTCCTTGCCATGCAGCACCACGATCCGCTGGGTTGTATCGAGTTTCACACGGGATGTGCTTTTCTTAGGCGGCATTAGGAAATTATCCCAGGAACCACGTAGCCAGGAACAGAGCAAAGAAGAACCCGCACAGGTCCGTAATCGTCGTCAGAATAGGCCCCGACGCCATCGCCGGGTCGATCTTGAACCCCTTGAGGATCAGCGGGACCGACCCCCCGATCGCCACCGCGATCACCGTATTCATCGCCAGCGCCGCACCCACCACCACTCCGATCCACACAAACTGATCGCCCCGCATCGCGTAGGCAATACACCCAAGAAAAACACCGAGCAGGATGCCGTTGATCGCACCCACGATCACTTCCTTCCAGAGCGTGCGCAACACCTCATTGGTCTTCACCAGCCCCAGCGCCAGCTCACGCATCGAGATCGCTACCGCCTGATTGCCCGAACAGCCCGACATATCCGAGAGGATGGGCAGGAAGATCGCCAACGCCGTCACTTTCGCAATCGTCGGCTCGTAAAACGCGACCACCGAGGCGGCAATAAGGTTCAGGAAGATGTTGGGGGTGAGAAACGCCAGCCGCCGCGCCGCCCGCGACCAGGTCGGCATCGAGCGCGATTCCTCACCCGCGATGATCCCGCCGAAACGCAGCAACGCCTGACTCGATGCCTCACCCACCGCCTCCTCCACCGCAGCCCTGCGCACAACACCCACCAGCTTGTTGTTCCCATCCACCACCGGTGCCGCCTGAAAGTAGTTGCCGTCGAAAAACTGCTCAAGGCTCGGAAGATCATCTGAATCATGCACAAACACCGGCGTGCTGATCATGATCTGCTCGATCTTCGTCTCCCCCGTGGTCAGCACCAGGTCACGCAACCGCACCACACCTCGCAGTTCTCCGCCCGCCCCGATGATGTACACATACTGGACGTCGTATTCCTGATAACTCGCCGCGTTGGTCCGTAGGTCATCCACCACCTCAGAGACCGACATCGTCTGGAAAAACGCGAGGTACTCCGCCGCCATGAGCCCACCCGCCGTGTCCGGGTCGTAGCTGGTGAGCCTGCGGACCTCCTGGGCGTCATCCGGGTCGAGCCTGGCTAGAATCGCCTCGACCTCATCGTCCCCAAGCTCTGCCATCAGGTCGGCCTGAGCATCCGACGGCAGCGGGTCCACCATCTCGGCGGCCTTCTCCGCCGAGACCGAGGAGAGCAGGTCGGAGGCCTGCGTGACACTGAGTTCCTCAACCAGATACGCCCCACACTCGGTGGGCACCAGGTTGATCAGCCGCGAGCGATCATCCTCATCCAGACGCGAGATCGCGCGAGCCATCTCCCCCGCTGGCTGGTCATAGACAAAGCGCTGCAACGCCTCGACATCGCCAGAATCGACCAACTGAGCAAGCTCAACCGACGGATCGATCGGCTCGGACGCCTGCGGATCGACAACGGGTTGCTCGGTCTGGGGGTCGGTCATAGGTCTTCCTTAGGGAAGATTGTACGCTCAAAGCGGCAGACCATCGGTAAGCCAAAACGTATCGCACATACCCCCTGCCCGTCTTACTGCATGTTGCGATCAGGTTTCGACGCCCACCGGCGAGAAGTCCACGTTGGCGTAGTACCCGGCGGCCCGACGGACGCGATCGATTTGCCCCGCCGTCAGAAGCTCACGGCCACGCCCGGCCCGCCCGACATTAAACCGCGTTTCCGACGGCTTGAGCCCGCTGAGCACCTCATCCACCCGAGCGGATTCATAGCCCACGTCAAGAAAATCAAGCGCTTCGCGGATCGCCGTAGGCGTGTCGCCCACCAGGTCGTCGTAGTTGATCCAATGCGTGGCAATCGCTCCCTGACCTCGAGTCTCGACCCAGGTCGCAAAGAACCGGAGGTACCACGCCAGATGCAGGTCCATCACCGCGTCGATCTGCGCCACCGGGTCGAGGGCGCGGATCGCGGTGGCCAGACCCGAGCGATCAGGCCTGTCCGAGAGGTCCTTGATGATGTGATCACGGGCGCTCACGATGACATCAAACAGGTTGCGCGTCTGGATGATCGGCGTGATGTTGAAAGCATGCAGCAACGCGACGTTAGCCGGCGTCGCGCAAAGGTGGAGCTTGGCGACGCCGGTCCGCAGCAGGCAATCCCGAGCGAGCTGGGGCAAATAGAGGTCCTGCTCAGGATTATCAAAGCTGTAAACCACCTGGGTCTGAGGGCGATCCAGGATGCGGGCGATCGCGTTGAACAGCAGCGTTGACCCGGTCTTGGGATTCGCCGCGATCAGCACCTCACGGTTGGGCGGCAGGCCCGAGCGCAGCGCTTCACCGATCGCCTTGAGCTGAGCCTCCTGATAGAAGGCCTGCTGGAACATCTGGAAGACTTGCTGGGGTCCGACCGTGTTGCTCGCCGTGGTCATGTGAGGGATTCCCTTGGGCTATACCAAGGTTATCGGCCCATCAAACGCTGCGCGGGCACGAAAAAACCCGGCCACGGGGCCGGGTTGATCGGTTCTGTTCAACCTGCATCAACGACGCAGGGCGAGCGGCTTACTCTTTATCTTCAGCAGGGGCCTCGGGCTCGGCCTGCTCAGCGGGGGCGGCCTCTGCCTTGGGCTCATCGGCCTTCTTTCCCTTGCGCAGGGCGGCGGCGACTTCCATCCGCTTGTTGGCCTGGTCGCGGCGACGCGAGTAGCGGCCGGTGACCTGCGGGCCATCCTCATCGCCCACGAGCTGCAGCACACAGAGCTGCGTACCGTCACCGATGCGATGCTTGTCGAGACGAACGATCCGGGTGTACCCGCCAGCGCGGTCAGCGTAACGGGGAGCGATCTCATCGAAGATCGTCTTGACGACCTTGGGCCCGCCCACCAGCTCGCCGTACTTGTTGCGGACCAGACCCTCGTCCTCTTCCGAGCGGACCATGATGCGGTCGCGGCCGAGCATGGCGATGACCCGACGGCGCGAGGCCAGGTCGCCCTTCTTCGCCGCGGAGATGATCTTCTCGACCAGCGGTTTCACGCTCTTGGCCTTGGGGAGTGTCGTGGTGATCTGCCCGTGGGTGAGCAGCGAGACGGCCATGTTGCGCCACATCGCTTTGCGGTGGGCGGTGTTGCGGCCGAGCTTCTTGCCTGCCATACCGTGTCTCATCTTGGTTCTCCTTTTTGGGGGCCTGGGCGAGAGACATCGCCGAGGCCGTTCCACTCCCGCTGATGAGCGGGGCAAGGGTCCCGACGCGGGACCTGAGGGCTTCGATGGCCCTGCTATGTAAAAAGAGACGCCCGCGTTAACGGGCGTCTCTCGTGAATGTCATCATCAGGATGCTGTCGCAGCAGGAATACCACCAACGACCTGCTGGCGGACCTCAGACGGGATATCCATCCCGAGTTCGAGGCCGAGGTCGGAGAGCTTGCGCTTGACCTCACGCAGCGAGGTACGCCCAAACGACCGGACCTTGAGCAGGTCCGACTCGGTGTGCGCAACCAGGTCGGCGACGATATCGACCTTGGCCGATTCGAGGCAGTTGCTGGCGCGGACCGAGAGGTCCAACTCGGTGACGGGCATCTGGAGCTTGCGGACCAGTTCCTCGTCGATCCGGGCAGCGGCGGCGGCCGACTCGCTGGCCACGGTGTCGCCAATCTCGAAATACTGAACGAAAGGGTTGAGGTGCTTGCGGAGAATCTTGGCGGCCTCGACCAGCGCCATCTCAGGCGTGACGGTGCCGTTGGTCCAGATCTCCAGCGTGAGCTTGTCGTAGTTAGTCTTCTGACCCACGCGGGTGTCTTCGACCTTGTAGCGGACGCGAGTCACCGGCGAGAACACGGCATCCACAGGAATCACGCCGACTTCCTGCTCGTCGGTATCGGTGTACTGCTCGGACGCGGGAACGTAGCCACGGCCCTTCTCGACCCGCATCTCCATGTCGAAGTCGATCTGCTTGGTCAGCGTCGCCAGCACCAGGTCCTTATTGTGGATGGTGACATTGAGGTCGGCGTCGATCAGCTCGCAGGTCACCTCGCCGGGGCCTTCGGCCTGCAGACGCATGGCCCGGGCCTCTTCGCCTTCGAGGGACACCACAATGTCCTTGATGTTGAGGATGACGTCGGTGACATCTTCCTGCACACCCTCGAGTGAGGTGAACTCGTGGGGGGCACCCTTGATCTTCACGGCGGTCACCGCAGCGCCCTCGAGTGACGAGAGCAGAATTCTGCGGAGGCTGTTGCCGATGGTGGTTCCAAAACCACGCTCGAACGGTTCGATCGAGAACCGGCCGTAACGCTCGGTGTTGACATCGTGGTCGGCGACCACACGGTGAGGCAGTTCGAGACCACGCCAGCGGATGCGCATCGATGGCTCCATTTCTATCCAGCAGGACCTTGGGGGAGGCAAGGTTTCGGATTCACGCTGGCCGAGGGTCTGCTGGGAACCTGAGGCCGCTTCTCTTCCGAAACCGGGAAGACGTTTGGATTGATGATTTAGACCCGGCGCTTCTTGCAGGGGCGGCAGCCGTTGTGCGGGATCGGGGTGTGATCCTCGACAGCGGAGATGCGGAGCCCTGCGGACTGGAGCGCGGTGATGGCGGATTCACGACCGGAGCCAGCCCCGCGCACGCGGACCTCGA from the Phycisphaeraceae bacterium genome contains:
- a CDS encoding YwqG family protein, translating into MTRDEACALLRELPEAMAMALEGTLEEAVAVESRLESLDRLAIGASRFSGTPDVPEGFEWPETEDGRALVFLAQINLEEVAQTGVRGGLPGRGWLYFFKDVYGEDLEFNLGLSGPDGPDTYAVRYHDVRVDELKRIEDQAQHPDDEPSPCRALGFRKIWTLYFPGSDGQLVDFGQADQQDVEQIQAINEILQSLLERLTGYPRDQKNSRHWLLGRALGLQPLSDVLLEAANLGEGDRLQEELVGLTQEEMVSVFQRYADRWRLLFQIDTEYSTPNWTWGDCGRLFFAISVEDLENGIFDRCVCVEQST
- the holA gene encoding DNA polymerase III subunit delta, which translates into the protein MPPKKSTSRVKLDTTQRIVVLHGKERLLQQLYLHELMRALRDEHGEADPMIFDGRSATLAEVFDELRTFGLMQSHKLVVVEEAEAFVKEHRQALERYAESPPEHATLVLRSPVWRKGNLDKRIAKVGAIVGCDPLSVREAAGWVVKRSKAQHGVAISPAAGALLVERMGVALSRLDMELGKLAAMVEGETILPGDVERAVGRTSEEQAWAVQDAALASLVSGRAHHALEGITELIDLAGQPEVLVTYFVADGVRKLSLAQRLTARRVGAGEIAKRLKLWGPRSRVFLEAAGRLDPEAVGRLFDRAVESDARSKSGFGSARRNLETLCVRLADVSK
- the mgtE gene encoding magnesium transporter; translation: MTDPQTEQPVVDPQASEPIDPSVELAQLVDSGDVEALQRFVYDQPAGEMARAISRLDEDDRSRLINLVPTECGAYLVEELSVTQASDLLSSVSAEKAAEMVDPLPSDAQADLMAELGDDEVEAILARLDPDDAQEVRRLTSYDPDTAGGLMAAEYLAFFQTMSVSEVVDDLRTNAASYQEYDVQYVYIIGAGGELRGVVRLRDLVLTTGETKIEQIMISTPVFVHDSDDLPSLEQFFDGNYFQAAPVVDGNNKLVGVVRRAAVEEAVGEASSQALLRFGGIIAGEESRSMPTWSRAARRLAFLTPNIFLNLIAASVVAFYEPTIAKVTALAIFLPILSDMSGCSGNQAVAISMRELALGLVKTNEVLRTLWKEVIVGAINGILLGVFLGCIAYAMRGDQFVWIGVVVGAALAMNTVIAVAIGGSVPLILKGFKIDPAMASGPILTTITDLCGFFFALFLATWFLG
- the rplQ gene encoding 50S ribosomal protein L17, coding for MRHGMAGKKLGRNTAHRKAMWRNMAVSLLTHGQITTTLPKAKSVKPLVEKIISAAKKGDLASRRRVIAMLGRDRIMVRSEEDEGLVRNKYGELVGGPKVVKTIFDEIAPRYADRAGGYTRIVRLDKHRIGDGTQLCVLQLVGDEDGPQVTGRYSRRRDQANKRMEVAAALRKGKKADEPKAEAAPAEQAEPEAPAEDKE
- a CDS encoding DNA-directed RNA polymerase subunit alpha, translating into MRIRWRGLELPHRVVADHDVNTERYGRFSIEPFERGFGTTIGNSLRRILLSSLEGAAVTAVKIKGAPHEFTSLEGVQEDVTDVILNIKDIVVSLEGEEARAMRLQAEGPGEVTCELIDADLNVTIHNKDLVLATLTKQIDFDMEMRVEKGRGYVPASEQYTDTDEQEVGVIPVDAVFSPVTRVRYKVEDTRVGQKTNYDKLTLEIWTNGTVTPEMALVEAAKILRKHLNPFVQYFEIGDTVASESAAAAARIDEELVRKLQMPVTELDLSVRASNCLESAKVDIVADLVAHTESDLLKVRSFGRTSLREVKRKLSDLGLELGMDIPSEVRQQVVGGIPAATAS